In the genome of Saprospira sp. CCB-QB6, one region contains:
- a CDS encoding glutathione peroxidase, translating to MKYLFVSGLLFFGLAFSFFAFKSNNDMAKIYDFKVETIDGEEIELSQYKGKTLLIVNVASKCGLTPQYEELQALYEEYKDQGLLILGFPANNFMGQEPGSNEEIKSFCRMNYGVGFPMFAKISVQGDDIHPLYSYLTQKSENGVFDAKVRWNFQKFLVSPQGELLQSFGPRQKVTEVEVREAIIAALPK from the coding sequence ATGAAGTACTTATTTGTTTCAGGCCTATTATTTTTTGGCCTAGCATTCAGCTTTTTTGCATTTAAATCAAATAACGATATGGCTAAGATTTATGATTTTAAGGTAGAAACAATTGACGGAGAAGAGATTGAACTCAGTCAATACAAGGGCAAAACGCTCCTCATTGTCAATGTAGCTAGCAAATGCGGACTCACTCCCCAATACGAAGAGCTACAAGCACTCTACGAAGAGTATAAAGACCAAGGCCTACTCATTTTGGGCTTTCCCGCCAATAACTTTATGGGCCAAGAACCCGGAAGTAATGAGGAAATCAAAAGTTTTTGTCGCATGAATTATGGCGTGGGCTTCCCCATGTTTGCCAAAATCTCTGTACAAGGCGACGATATCCACCCTCTCTATAGTTATCTTACCCAAAAGTCAGAAAATGGGGTCTTTGATGCTAAAGTGCGCTGGAACTTTCAAAAGTTCCTCGTTTCACCCCAAGGCGAACTCTTGCAGTCTTTTGGCCCCCGCCAAAAAGTAACAGAAGTAGAAGTCAGAGAGGCAATTATAGCCGCCTTACCAAAATAA
- a CDS encoding arginase: protein MENIQILEIRSELGAGTRGASLGIGAMKVASLKMNDTYFAHYPLHLVPNENEILFRPSSTTRHAKHIKGILKVYNYVADAMDQLLTEGTQFLTILSGDHSSAGASIAGLRKAYPDKRLGVVWVDAHADLHTPYTTPSGNVHGMPLAASLGFDNLDMRRNNLSPELNVYWEQLKRVGDISPKIYPEDLVFIGLRDTEKEENFLIDQHKVKVFEVPEVQEKGALRIAEETLHYLQNCDMIYVSFDVDSMDSNLVSEGTGTPVPNGLTPEEARKLLCRFAQEDRLKCMEVTEVNPLLDNKRNLMAETAFSILRSVTDTVEERLRKQPTD from the coding sequence ATGGAAAACATACAAATTTTAGAAATTCGCTCCGAATTAGGCGCAGGTACCCGAGGTGCAAGCCTAGGAATTGGAGCCATGAAGGTTGCTTCGCTCAAAATGAATGACACCTATTTTGCTCATTACCCCCTGCATCTGGTGCCCAATGAAAATGAGATCTTATTTCGCCCTAGCTCAACCACCCGCCACGCTAAACACATTAAAGGTATCCTAAAAGTTTACAATTATGTAGCAGATGCCATGGACCAACTTCTCACAGAAGGCACTCAATTCCTAACTATCTTATCTGGAGACCATTCTTCTGCAGGAGCTTCTATTGCTGGCTTGCGCAAGGCTTATCCAGATAAACGCTTAGGAGTGGTCTGGGTAGATGCACATGCCGATTTACACACACCTTATACCACGCCTTCAGGCAATGTCCACGGGATGCCTTTGGCCGCTTCTTTAGGTTTTGATAATTTGGATATGCGTCGCAATAATCTTTCTCCAGAACTCAATGTATATTGGGAACAACTCAAAAGGGTAGGAGATATCTCCCCAAAAATTTATCCCGAAGACCTTGTTTTTATCGGCTTGCGAGATACCGAAAAAGAAGAAAACTTCTTAATCGATCAACATAAAGTTAAGGTATTTGAAGTCCCTGAGGTCCAAGAAAAAGGCGCATTGCGTATTGCAGAAGAAACCCTACACTATCTACAAAATTGCGATATGATCTATGTCTCTTTTGATGTAGATAGTATGGATTCTAACTTAGTTTCGGAGGGCACAGGAACACCTGTCCCTAACGGATTGACCCCAGAGGAAGCTCGAAAACTGCTTTGTCGCTTTGCTCAAGAAGATCGCCTGAAATGTATGGAGGTAACGGAGGTCAATCCCTTACTAGACAACAAGCGCAACCTAATGGCCGAAACAGCCTTTTCCATTTTGCGCTCAGTAACCGATACGGTAGAGGAGCGTTTGCGCAAGCAACCTACAGACTAG
- a CDS encoding tRNA pseudouridine synthase A, producing the protein MMKRYFLEFAYNGSRFFGFQRQPQQISVQQKVEEALSTILRQEIQIVGCGRTDTGVHALQYFAHFDAKGELPKRIPFRLNSLLGPDFAVYRLLAVEAEAHARYDAFSRAYVYQLSLRPDPFRQETAFHFPRAQMLDAEKVQAAAQLLLNYDEFFPFCKTNSDVKHYGCQLSRSEWDFSDPYLWRYEVQSNRFLRGMIRLIVGACLNVGTAKLSLAELKAAMDQQKALKRAYSVPPQGLFLKDIQYPYIQDNMPSL; encoded by the coding sequence ATGATGAAAAGATACTTTTTAGAATTTGCCTATAACGGCAGTCGGTTTTTCGGCTTTCAGCGACAACCTCAACAAATCAGTGTTCAACAAAAAGTGGAAGAGGCCTTATCTACAATTTTAAGACAAGAAATCCAAATTGTGGGTTGTGGGCGTACGGATACAGGCGTTCATGCATTGCAATATTTTGCTCATTTTGATGCCAAAGGCGAACTGCCAAAACGCATCCCTTTTCGTCTAAACAGTTTGCTAGGGCCAGATTTTGCTGTTTATCGTTTATTAGCGGTAGAAGCGGAAGCTCATGCTCGATACGATGCTTTTTCTAGGGCTTATGTCTATCAACTTAGTTTGCGGCCTGACCCTTTTCGGCAAGAGACGGCCTTTCATTTTCCTAGAGCCCAAATGTTGGATGCAGAAAAAGTGCAGGCTGCGGCTCAGCTGCTGCTTAATTATGATGAATTTTTTCCCTTTTGCAAAACTAATAGTGATGTCAAGCATTACGGTTGTCAACTGAGTCGATCGGAATGGGATTTTAGCGATCCATATCTTTGGCGTTATGAGGTCCAATCTAATCGCTTTTTGCGGGGTATGATTCGCCTGATTGTGGGAGCTTGTTTAAATGTGGGAACGGCTAAATTATCTTTAGCAGAATTAAAAGCGGCTATGGACCAACAAAAAGCCCTGAAGCGGGCCTATTCGGTCCCCCCTCAGGGTCTATTTTTGAAAGACATTCAATATCCTTATATACAGGACAATATGCCTAGTCTGTAG
- a CDS encoding BCCT family transporter, translating into MQTLRKTVFWPSFGLLSLAIIYSIANPEGFLDQMKLLNAALLSNCGPLFSLTSFLMLLLLIALFVSPLGRIRIGGPKAEPILNRWKWFSITICTTIATGILFWGTAEPLYHYGSPPASAGLAAESPEAAQFALSTLYLHWSFTPYAIYSLPALVFALAHYNYGAKYSLTALLFPFLKTKKEGGFHSFKGLSSIIDSLCLFALVAGMASSLGAGLLTLAGGLESQLGWTANSNMLLLICIITVLAFIISAATGLKKGIQFLSSINIWAFIFIALSFLFLGPGQKMLPLIGSSLGEYFGTFLEKNLYNIYHPKEKWANSWTTFYWANWMAWAPITALFLGKIARGYTLREMLLFNWILPSIFALIWMSIFGGSALWAVQTGEDLLGSLSANGAESIIYELMAKYAAPLMPFMALLFIFTVFLSYVTAADSNTEAMGSISMDGLATGDSPKLYIKVIWGLCIGAAAYIMVSQAGIKGIKMLSNLGGLPALLLLLTASLGLLYWMFKKRFGF; encoded by the coding sequence ATGCAAACTCTCCGAAAGACTGTTTTTTGGCCAAGCTTTGGCCTCTTGTCGCTCGCAATTATATACAGCATAGCAAATCCAGAAGGTTTTTTGGATCAAATGAAGCTGCTCAACGCAGCCTTGCTGTCTAATTGTGGTCCCCTATTCAGTCTAACGAGCTTTCTAATGCTACTGCTACTGATCGCATTGTTCGTATCTCCTTTGGGCCGTATTCGGATTGGAGGCCCCAAGGCAGAACCTATACTTAATCGCTGGAAGTGGTTTAGCATTACTATTTGTACTACTATTGCTACGGGAATTCTATTTTGGGGAACTGCAGAACCTTTATATCATTATGGTAGCCCACCAGCTTCTGCGGGCTTGGCTGCGGAAAGTCCAGAAGCAGCCCAGTTTGCTCTCTCTACTCTCTATTTGCATTGGAGTTTTACGCCCTATGCTATTTATAGTCTGCCTGCTTTAGTCTTTGCTTTAGCCCACTATAATTATGGCGCAAAATATAGCTTAACAGCCTTATTATTCCCCTTCTTGAAAACAAAAAAAGAAGGCGGTTTTCATAGTTTTAAAGGCTTATCGTCTATCATTGATAGCCTTTGCTTATTTGCTTTGGTCGCCGGTATGGCTTCTTCTTTGGGAGCAGGTTTGCTTACTTTAGCTGGTGGTTTAGAAAGCCAATTGGGTTGGACCGCCAACAGCAACATGTTGCTTCTCATTTGCATCATTACGGTACTAGCCTTTATTATTTCTGCTGCTACGGGCCTAAAAAAAGGCATCCAATTTTTGTCAAGCATAAATATTTGGGCCTTTATCTTCATCGCACTTAGCTTTTTATTTTTAGGACCAGGCCAAAAAATGTTGCCGCTAATCGGAAGTAGCTTAGGAGAATACTTTGGGACCTTCCTAGAAAAGAATCTATACAATATTTATCATCCAAAAGAAAAATGGGCCAATAGCTGGACCACCTTTTACTGGGCTAATTGGATGGCTTGGGCTCCGATCACCGCACTTTTTTTGGGTAAAATCGCCAGAGGCTATACCCTGCGCGAAATGCTGCTCTTCAATTGGATTCTACCCTCTATTTTTGCCCTGATTTGGATGAGCATTTTTGGCGGTTCTGCTCTTTGGGCTGTACAAACAGGAGAAGATTTACTCGGTAGCCTTTCAGCCAATGGGGCCGAGTCTATTATCTATGAACTTATGGCCAAATACGCTGCCCCGCTCATGCCCTTTATGGCCCTCTTGTTCATTTTTACCGTATTTTTATCCTATGTCACGGCCGCCGATTCTAATACAGAAGCCATGGGCAGCATTAGTATGGACGGCCTAGCCACAGGTGATTCCCCAAAGCTATATATTAAAGTGATTTGGGGACTTTGCATTGGTGCCGCCGCTTATATTATGGTCAGCCAAGCAGGTATAAAAGGGATTAAGATGCTCTCTAATTTGGGTGGATTACCTGCTCTGCTATTACTACTAACCGCTAGTTTGGGCTTATTGTATTGGATGTTTAAAAAGCGCTTTGGCTTTTAA
- a CDS encoding BatA domain-containing protein: MSFLYPSFLWALLALIIPVIIHLFYFRRYKTVYFTNLRFLKEVKEQTNSWQRLRNLLVLAMRMLALAALVLAFAQPYWQKAGSKMELGNHDVSIFFDNSYSMSAEAEDLRLLEKARRRAEEIVAAYGPNDRIQILSMDLEGRDQRLLSKEDALQRIREIQLSYQVQDMERVFARQKQALEKGSNKKKQAFIISDFQKNSSDLAQIEADSQLQLSLVPLQAQALKNVAIDSAWFEAPVQGLNQNNRLFVKIHNYGQTDQNKLRLSLQLNGENRPIGSLDVPANSSIYDTISLNLNKTGWYLAELQLTDFPIEFDNSYRFSFYVKEKLRLLELYENQPLSAVAAAFADDDYFEAKAQAISQLDYSKLPNNDLIILSQLNSLSSGLQAELKTYVEEGGKLLILPARSAKLEDYNSFLQQLGANRLAPLEQKERKVASINYQDFIFSDVYENESERMKLPISQANFPLRKSAKAAEQQLLRYRDGSSFLGKYKVKDGFLYLCSAPADSESSDLSKNGEVFVPMLYRMALESGKRQQIAYIIGQDQNLESEAQAQQQETAFKLGNGQVEFIPEQRRLGNHLLLGLNNQLQQAGFYQLYLDPKTVLDQFAFNYNRRESQLDFFSLEELKTAAEGRYNIIDGNYGQDFGSLVLEETEGAALWKYFLLLSLLALLLETLLLRLWQPQTPKTNVS, encoded by the coding sequence ATGAGCTTTCTATATCCCAGTTTTTTATGGGCACTTTTGGCCCTGATTATCCCTGTTATTATTCACCTCTTCTATTTTAGAAGGTACAAAACGGTTTATTTTACTAACCTCCGCTTCCTAAAGGAGGTAAAAGAACAAACTAACTCCTGGCAACGACTGCGCAATTTACTGGTCCTCGCTATGCGTATGCTGGCCCTAGCCGCCCTAGTCCTGGCTTTCGCCCAACCCTATTGGCAAAAAGCAGGTAGCAAAATGGAACTGGGCAACCATGATGTGAGCATCTTTTTCGATAACTCTTATAGTATGTCTGCCGAGGCCGAAGACCTACGCCTGCTAGAGAAAGCCCGCCGCCGAGCCGAGGAAATTGTCGCTGCCTATGGTCCCAATGATCGCATCCAGATTTTATCTATGGACCTAGAAGGCCGCGATCAACGCCTTTTGTCTAAAGAAGATGCCCTACAAAGAATTCGAGAAATTCAACTGTCTTATCAGGTGCAGGATATGGAGCGCGTTTTTGCTCGCCAAAAACAAGCCCTAGAAAAAGGTAGCAATAAGAAGAAACAGGCCTTTATCATTTCTGATTTCCAGAAAAATAGCAGCGATTTGGCCCAAATTGAGGCCGACTCTCAACTGCAACTGAGCCTGGTCCCCCTACAAGCACAAGCCCTAAAGAATGTCGCTATTGATAGCGCCTGGTTTGAAGCCCCTGTTCAAGGGCTCAACCAAAATAATCGCCTCTTTGTTAAGATTCATAACTATGGCCAAACGGACCAAAATAAACTTCGCCTCTCGCTACAACTCAATGGCGAGAACCGCCCAATTGGAAGCCTAGACGTACCTGCGAATAGCTCTATTTACGATACGATTAGCCTCAACCTGAATAAAACAGGCTGGTATTTGGCCGAACTTCAATTGACGGATTTCCCCATTGAGTTCGATAATAGTTATCGCTTTTCTTTTTATGTCAAGGAAAAGTTGCGCCTACTAGAACTTTATGAGAATCAACCCCTATCTGCCGTTGCCGCCGCCTTTGCGGATGATGATTATTTTGAGGCCAAAGCTCAGGCAATTAGCCAATTAGACTATTCTAAGCTGCCCAATAATGACCTCATTATCCTTAGCCAACTCAATAGTTTGTCTTCTGGCCTCCAAGCCGAACTCAAAACCTATGTGGAAGAAGGCGGAAAACTACTCATCTTGCCCGCCCGCTCAGCCAAACTAGAAGATTATAATAGCTTTTTGCAGCAATTGGGCGCCAACCGCTTAGCACCCCTAGAGCAAAAAGAACGCAAGGTGGCTAGCATCAATTACCAAGATTTTATCTTTAGCGACGTCTATGAGAATGAATCGGAACGGATGAAACTGCCCATCAGTCAAGCGAATTTCCCTTTGCGCAAATCGGCCAAAGCCGCCGAACAACAACTTTTGCGCTACCGCGATGGCAGCAGCTTTTTAGGAAAGTATAAGGTGAAAGATGGCTTTCTGTATTTATGCTCAGCCCCCGCCGATTCCGAAAGCTCTGACCTGAGCAAGAATGGGGAGGTTTTCGTTCCTATGCTCTACCGCATGGCCCTTGAAAGCGGCAAAAGACAACAGATCGCTTATATTATCGGCCAAGACCAAAACCTAGAATCAGAGGCGCAAGCCCAACAGCAAGAAACGGCCTTTAAACTAGGCAACGGCCAAGTAGAATTTATTCCCGAACAACGCCGACTCGGCAATCATCTGCTTTTGGGCCTCAATAACCAATTGCAACAAGCTGGTTTTTATCAGCTTTATTTGGACCCCAAAACGGTATTGGACCAATTCGCCTTTAACTACAACCGCCGAGAATCACAACTCGATTTCTTTTCTCTAGAAGAACTAAAAACCGCAGCAGAAGGCCGCTATAATATTATTGACGGAAATTACGGACAAGATTTTGGCAGCCTCGTTCTAGAAGAAACTGAAGGCGCCGCCCTCTGGAAATACTTTTTGCTGCTCAGCCTTCTCGCTCTTCTACTCGAAACGCTTTTGCTCCGCCTCTGGCAACCACAAACACCCAAAACAAATGTCTCCTAG
- a CDS encoding alpha/beta fold hydrolase, whose protein sequence is MSPSYHQLDFGPHRLHYGCFGQGPKALVALHGFANHGGYFEELKSLGERYRVFALDLPFHGKTHWEKPQFNPQELLQIIQLMLAKENFKRFSLAGHSMGGRIALGLLPKLWPHLDALILLAPAGLQPTPSDSPILFPLFLRRFLAARLEPPGWILSIFAWARKAKLLNKATYVLFRQQIEQADRRQRLFNCWISLYNFPVHKRKLKKLIQEKELPLYIIYGKEDEITPGRYGQQFAKNLPSAQFHWVADGHFFLRAPLNQCLAQILEEQPYF, encoded by the coding sequence ATGTCTCCTAGCTATCATCAACTCGATTTTGGTCCGCATCGCCTCCACTATGGTTGCTTTGGCCAAGGACCAAAAGCCTTGGTCGCCCTGCATGGCTTTGCCAATCATGGCGGCTACTTCGAAGAGTTGAAGAGCCTGGGAGAACGCTATCGAGTCTTTGCCCTCGATCTGCCTTTTCATGGAAAAACGCATTGGGAGAAGCCCCAATTTAATCCCCAAGAACTTCTGCAGATCATTCAGCTCATGCTGGCAAAAGAAAATTTTAAACGCTTTAGCCTGGCGGGCCATAGTATGGGGGGGCGCATCGCCCTTGGCTTATTGCCCAAACTATGGCCCCATTTAGATGCCCTCATTTTGTTGGCGCCAGCAGGCCTGCAACCCACGCCTTCCGATAGCCCCATTTTGTTTCCCCTCTTTTTGCGCCGCTTTTTAGCCGCTCGCCTAGAGCCCCCTGGCTGGATTCTATCCATTTTTGCCTGGGCCAGAAAAGCTAAGCTGCTGAACAAAGCTACTTATGTTCTGTTCCGCCAACAAATTGAGCAGGCCGACCGCCGACAACGCTTGTTTAACTGCTGGATCTCCCTTTACAACTTCCCCGTCCATAAACGGAAGCTCAAAAAGTTGATTCAAGAAAAAGAACTACCCCTATATATAATATATGGTAAGGAAGATGAGATCACCCCTGGCCGCTACGGACAACAATTTGCAAAAAATCTCCCTTCGGCCCAATTCCACTGGGTAGCAGATGGCCACTTCTTCCTCAGAGCCCCACTCAACCAATGCCTGGCCCAAATCCTAGAGGAACAACCCTATTTTTAA
- a CDS encoding SDR family NAD(P)-dependent oxidoreductase produces MSRINNRTVLITGGAAGIGKLIAERCLRQNAYKVILWDINEQKLLATQEEFKGRGHEVAIQVVDVASLEDIEAAAAACKKQWGMVDILFNNAGIVVGKRFEEHSHRDIRKTIDINVSAPMHIALQFLPDMQDQGEGHIVNIASAAGLIPNPNMSVYAGSKWAVVGWSESLRLEQEEAKNGVVVSTILPSYINTGMFDGVTAPALTPIMEPEYIVDKIMKAVKEDDILVMEPFMTKAIPLLKGILPTRTFDFVAGRLFGVYKTMSTFKGKAPKEAVPDKDELKAE; encoded by the coding sequence ATGTCAAGAATAAACAATAGAACAGTCCTCATTACTGGGGGGGCAGCTGGAATAGGAAAACTGATTGCCGAGCGTTGTTTGCGCCAAAATGCCTATAAAGTTATCTTGTGGGACATCAATGAGCAGAAGCTTTTAGCGACCCAAGAAGAGTTTAAGGGCCGCGGACATGAGGTAGCCATTCAAGTAGTGGATGTGGCTAGCCTAGAAGACATAGAAGCGGCGGCCGCCGCTTGTAAAAAACAATGGGGGATGGTTGATATCCTCTTTAACAATGCGGGCATTGTTGTGGGCAAACGCTTTGAGGAGCATAGCCATCGAGATATTCGGAAGACCATTGATATCAATGTTTCGGCCCCAATGCATATTGCCTTACAATTTCTACCCGATATGCAAGACCAAGGCGAAGGCCATATTGTCAATATTGCTTCGGCTGCGGGCCTAATCCCCAACCCCAATATGTCTGTCTATGCGGGCAGTAAATGGGCCGTAGTGGGTTGGTCCGAATCTTTGCGTTTAGAACAGGAAGAAGCTAAAAATGGCGTGGTGGTTAGTACTATCCTACCTAGCTATATCAATACAGGAATGTTTGACGGGGTAACTGCTCCAGCACTTACGCCCATTATGGAGCCAGAGTATATAGTAGATAAAATCATGAAAGCCGTTAAGGAAGATGACATCTTAGTGATGGAGCCCTTTATGACCAAGGCGATTCCCTTGCTTAAGGGAATACTTCCTACTCGAACCTTTGATTTTGTGGCGGGCCGTTTATTCGGAGTATATAAAACCATGAGCACCTTTAAAGGGAAGGCACCCAAAGAGGCTGTACCCGATAAAGATGAGTTGAAAGCAGAATAA
- a CDS encoding phosphoglucomutase/phosphomannomutase family protein: MTKIKFGTDGWRAIIADTYTNDNLKRVALATAQYIKAEGGQAVVLGHDCRFAGSMFADLAARIFADQGLKVYLAQGFVSTPMVSLGVVLQKAFMGVVITASHNPPSYNGYKLKSAYGGPSIPAEVTEVENRIADEVPATPSTTQAEFVAQGKIEYIDLEKLYVEHCRKAFDIEAINNSFVNLAYDAMYGAGQNVVRQLIPAVTELHCDYNPSFMGQAPEPIHRNLGELSALLAKTPELNAGLANDGDADRIGMYDEEGRFVDSHQILLLLIHYLHKYKGLSGKVVVTFSVTDKVKKLCERYNLDCQVTKIGFKYIAEIMTKEEVLVGGEESGGIAATGHIPERDGIWIGLILLEFMAKTGKTLSQLMDEIYELVGPFAFNRDDLHLNNELKWQIVENCKAGSYSQFGPYNIQKVEDIDGFKFYLRDDAWVMIRPSGTEPVLRVYAQAPTDEEVRQILDATKAALLEG, from the coding sequence ATGACGAAGATTAAATTTGGTACCGATGGCTGGCGCGCCATCATCGCAGATACTTACACCAACGATAACCTCAAAAGAGTAGCCTTAGCTACCGCTCAATATATTAAGGCCGAAGGTGGCCAAGCTGTAGTGCTCGGACACGATTGCCGTTTTGCAGGAAGCATGTTCGCCGATTTGGCGGCCCGCATCTTTGCCGACCAAGGCTTAAAAGTCTATTTGGCCCAAGGTTTTGTTTCTACGCCTATGGTTTCTTTAGGGGTAGTTTTGCAAAAGGCATTTATGGGCGTGGTTATCACGGCCAGCCACAACCCCCCCAGCTATAATGGCTATAAATTAAAGTCGGCCTATGGCGGACCTAGCATTCCCGCCGAAGTAACGGAGGTAGAAAACCGCATCGCCGATGAGGTACCCGCTACACCAAGCACTACTCAGGCAGAATTTGTCGCTCAAGGCAAAATCGAATATATCGATCTCGAAAAGTTGTATGTGGAGCACTGCCGCAAGGCCTTTGATATCGAGGCGATCAACAATTCTTTTGTCAATCTGGCTTATGATGCCATGTATGGCGCTGGCCAAAATGTGGTTCGCCAACTGATTCCAGCGGTAACAGAATTGCATTGCGATTATAACCCTAGCTTTATGGGCCAGGCTCCAGAGCCCATCCACCGCAACCTAGGCGAGCTTTCTGCTCTTTTGGCCAAAACGCCCGAACTCAACGCAGGCCTAGCCAATGATGGCGATGCCGACCGCATCGGGATGTATGATGAGGAGGGCCGCTTTGTCGATTCGCATCAGATTTTGTTGCTCCTCATTCACTACCTACACAAATATAAAGGGCTTTCAGGCAAGGTGGTCGTGACCTTCTCGGTAACGGACAAAGTGAAAAAACTTTGCGAACGCTATAACTTGGATTGCCAAGTGACCAAAATCGGCTTTAAATATATTGCCGAAATTATGACCAAAGAGGAAGTTCTCGTTGGGGGGGAAGAATCGGGCGGAATTGCCGCTACGGGCCATATTCCCGAAAGAGATGGTATCTGGATTGGCCTCATTCTCCTTGAGTTTATGGCCAAAACAGGCAAAACGCTCAGCCAATTGATGGACGAAATCTATGAGTTGGTTGGTCCCTTCGCCTTCAACCGCGATGATCTCCACCTCAACAATGAGCTAAAATGGCAGATTGTAGAAAATTGTAAGGCGGGCAGCTATAGCCAATTTGGTCCCTACAACATCCAAAAAGTGGAGGATATTGACGGCTTTAAGTTTTACCTACGCGATGATGCTTGGGTGATGATTCGCCCTTCAGGCACCGAGCCCGTTTTGCGGGTTTATGCCCAAGCGCCTACCGATGAAGAGGTGCGCCAAATCCTAGATGCTACCAAAGCGGCTCTTTTAGAGGGCTAA